A window of the Mucilaginibacter sp. cycad4 genome harbors these coding sequences:
- a CDS encoding two-component regulator propeller domain-containing protein produces the protein MKPLYIFLLFFTVSCGICNAQTYYFKHYQVEHGLSHNTVYCSMQDRRGFLWFGTKDGLNRFDGYTFKTFRHNPANKSTISNNMVHTLCLDKEGTLWIGTDEGLDKYDPLSETFVHINTGNINGVRSITFDEHNNCWFVAGASLIRYNTKTGEKTDYWPSQHFEATSVVIINGTVWASSSMGAMEKLDLASRTFTAYNVFKPTDKVTSRFIEKIYYAANNKIFVGTNSHGFKEFDAETYTYKDLLNYNPDKTAVYVRDFLKYSDTEYWIATESGVFIYDSVKGTFLNLRKHFNDPYSISDNAVYCLWKDSEGGVWAGTYFGGLNYYPKQYSTFNKFYPDTEPNSLKGNVVREITKDMYGNLWMGTEDNGLNKLAPDNTWTHYNPGGSASISNTNIHGILALGNELFVGTFERGLDIMNIKTGKVGRVYLAGNRNNDLKSNFIICFCKTRSGLIFVGTTRGIYRYNLASKDFTIIDKLPPYDFIYAITEDHTGKIWVGTVRDGIYCYNPANNTSTKLNYRYPVKNVLNTTTVNGVFEDSNHKLWFATEGLGLWRYDPDADSYKFYDTSNGFPSNYIFRLEEDSHKNLWISTTRGLVCFNDNTGSIKIYTKANGLLSDQFNYNSSFKDADGTMYFGCVRGMVSFNPASFKQNYFIAPVYITGFQVHNKEISVNGADSLLKQSIITTKKINLNYNQSSFSIDFAALSFPSPEMTQYKYMMKGLDKGWTELKRNRKVYFTQLQPGHYTFVVKAANNNGIWTQKETSIEIDIAPPFWESVWAYIAYCLLFLLTGYYLLRSYHHKTREKNKRIIETLENDKEKQIYNAKIEFFTNVAHEIRTPLTLIKGPMEKVIRRAEHVPDIQNNLKIMEKNTNRLLDLTNQLLDFRKTETNGFSLSFVKTDIMDLLADTFLRFKPMAEQKNLSYTFIHPVKTVYAYVDIEAFTKIISNLINNAIKYSTSVVEIELLDHPVNDPTFTIEIRNNGHLIPYEMREKIFEPFFRMKGSEKQIGTGIGLSLSRSLAELHKGLLVLNKSINDFNIFNLTLPVHQEKEFDLHITPDEYEQADLSNREEIIDFMKPVILLVDDNPEILDFISDDLSDKYSVIKALNGQEALDMIGIENIQLIISDVMMPGIDGFELCKTIKTNFDYSHIPIILLTAKNTLQSKIEGLEVGADAYIEKPFSPEHLQVQIANLLINRNKIKEHFASSPLAHIKSMAYSKPDESFLDKLNGVIYKNIQNAELDVEQIANLMNMSKPTLYRKVKAISNLTINELINITRLKAAAQLLEEGDYKIYEVANMVGYSSQSHLGRNFLKQFGTTPTEYQQAKRNKVKQV, from the coding sequence TTGAAACCACTATACATATTTCTATTATTTTTTACGGTATCATGCGGTATTTGCAATGCCCAGACCTACTACTTCAAGCATTACCAGGTTGAACATGGGTTATCGCATAATACCGTTTACTGCAGCATGCAGGACAGGCGCGGCTTTTTGTGGTTTGGCACTAAGGACGGCCTTAACCGTTTTGACGGTTATACCTTTAAAACATTCAGGCATAACCCTGCGAATAAGAGCACCATATCCAACAACATGGTGCATACCCTGTGCCTTGATAAAGAAGGTACGCTTTGGATAGGTACCGATGAGGGCCTTGATAAGTATGATCCCCTGTCAGAAACATTTGTACATATCAATACAGGAAACATTAACGGTGTGCGCAGTATCACCTTTGATGAGCATAATAACTGCTGGTTTGTAGCCGGGGCTTCATTAATAAGGTATAATACCAAAACCGGCGAAAAAACTGATTACTGGCCTTCGCAGCATTTTGAGGCTACATCTGTTGTGATCATTAATGGTACAGTATGGGCATCTTCTTCTATGGGCGCAATGGAGAAACTTGACCTGGCGAGCCGCACTTTTACTGCTTACAATGTGTTTAAGCCAACAGATAAAGTTACATCAAGGTTTATTGAGAAGATTTATTATGCCGCTAACAACAAAATATTTGTAGGTACCAACAGTCATGGTTTTAAGGAGTTTGATGCTGAAACCTACACCTATAAGGACCTGCTTAACTACAACCCGGATAAAACGGCTGTTTACGTGCGCGATTTTTTAAAATACAGCGATACCGAATACTGGATAGCCACAGAATCGGGCGTGTTCATTTATGATTCGGTAAAAGGGACATTCCTTAATCTCAGAAAGCATTTCAATGACCCTTATTCTATATCGGATAATGCCGTTTACTGCCTCTGGAAAGATTCGGAAGGCGGTGTTTGGGCAGGCACCTACTTTGGCGGCCTCAATTATTATCCTAAACAGTATTCAACCTTTAACAAATTTTACCCAGACACCGAGCCAAATTCCCTTAAAGGAAACGTGGTGCGCGAAATTACCAAAGACATGTACGGTAACCTGTGGATGGGGACCGAAGATAACGGATTAAACAAATTAGCCCCTGATAATACCTGGACCCATTATAATCCCGGCGGAAGCGCCAGCATCTCCAACACTAACATCCACGGTATATTAGCCTTAGGCAATGAACTGTTTGTAGGTACTTTTGAACGGGGACTGGATATCATGAACATTAAAACCGGCAAGGTTGGGCGCGTTTACCTGGCCGGTAACCGAAATAATGACCTTAAAAGCAACTTTATAATTTGCTTTTGTAAAACCCGCAGCGGGCTCATTTTTGTTGGTACTACCAGGGGCATTTACAGGTATAATTTGGCAAGCAAGGATTTTACCATTATAGATAAACTACCCCCATATGATTTCATTTACGCCATAACCGAAGACCATACTGGCAAAATATGGGTTGGCACAGTACGGGATGGTATTTATTGCTACAACCCTGCAAACAATACAAGCACTAAGCTAAACTATCGTTACCCCGTTAAAAATGTGCTTAACACCACCACAGTTAATGGCGTTTTTGAGGATAGCAACCACAAATTATGGTTTGCTACCGAAGGTTTGGGTTTATGGAGATACGATCCCGACGCCGATAGCTATAAGTTTTATGACACCAGTAACGGCTTTCCGAGCAATTACATTTTCAGGCTGGAAGAAGACAGCCATAAAAACCTATGGATCAGCACTACCCGGGGGCTGGTTTGCTTTAACGATAATACCGGAAGCATCAAAATTTATACAAAAGCCAACGGTTTGTTAAGTGATCAGTTTAACTACAACTCATCTTTTAAAGATGCCGACGGCACCATGTATTTTGGTTGTGTACGCGGTATGGTTAGCTTTAACCCTGCCAGTTTTAAGCAAAATTACTTTATAGCCCCGGTTTATATAACCGGTTTCCAGGTGCACAATAAAGAGATTTCTGTTAACGGTGCCGATTCATTATTAAAACAATCTATCATCACCACAAAAAAAATCAACCTTAATTATAACCAATCCTCATTTAGTATTGATTTTGCGGCGCTGAGTTTTCCATCGCCCGAAATGACCCAATATAAATACATGATGAAAGGTTTGGATAAAGGCTGGACCGAACTTAAACGCAACCGTAAGGTTTATTTTACGCAACTACAGCCTGGTCATTACACCTTTGTAGTAAAAGCGGCAAATAACAATGGTATCTGGACCCAAAAAGAAACAAGTATTGAAATTGATATAGCGCCTCCTTTTTGGGAAAGCGTTTGGGCATACATTGCTTACTGCCTGTTATTTTTACTAACAGGTTATTACCTGCTCAGAAGCTACCACCATAAAACCCGCGAGAAAAATAAGCGCATTATCGAAACCCTTGAAAATGATAAGGAAAAACAGATCTATAATGCCAAGATTGAATTTTTCACTAATGTGGCCCATGAAATCCGTACGCCGCTAACGCTTATTAAAGGGCCTATGGAAAAAGTGATCAGGCGGGCAGAGCATGTTCCGGATATTCAAAACAACCTGAAGATCATGGAAAAAAATACCAACCGGCTGCTTGACCTTACCAACCAGCTGCTTGACTTCAGAAAAACCGAAACCAACGGCTTTAGCCTCAGCTTTGTTAAAACCGATATTATGGATTTGCTTGCCGATACCTTTTTGCGGTTTAAGCCCATGGCCGAACAAAAGAACCTCAGCTACACCTTTATACATCCGGTTAAAACGGTTTATGCCTATGTCGATATCGAAGCGTTTACCAAAATCATAAGTAACCTCATCAATAATGCCATCAAATACAGCACATCTGTTGTTGAGATCGAACTGCTTGACCATCCGGTTAACGACCCTACCTTTACCATTGAAATAAGGAATAACGGGCACTTGATCCCTTACGAAATGCGCGAAAAGATCTTTGAGCCTTTCTTCAGGATGAAAGGCTCGGAAAAGCAAATTGGCACCGGGATAGGGCTTTCTTTATCGCGCTCGTTAGCCGAATTGCATAAAGGCTTATTGGTGTTGAATAAATCTATTAACGATTTTAATATATTTAACCTTACTTTGCCTGTTCACCAGGAAAAAGAATTCGACCTTCATATTACCCCCGATGAATATGAGCAGGCAGACCTAAGTAACAGAGAGGAGATTATTGACTTTATGAAACCAGTTATACTTTTAGTGGATGATAACCCTGAAATACTTGATTTTATTTCGGATGATCTGAGCGACAAATATTCGGTTATTAAAGCCCTTAACGGACAGGAAGCACTGGATATGATAGGCATAGAGAACATTCAGCTTATTATAAGCGACGTAATGATGCCGGGAATAGACGGGTTTGAGCTATGTAAAACCATTAAAACCAATTTCGATTACAGCCATATCCCTATTATATTACTAACCGCTAAAAATACCCTGCAAAGTAAAATTGAAGGACTGGAAGTTGGTGCCGATGCGTATATCGAAAAACCATTTTCGCCCGAGCATTTACAGGTACAGATAGCTAACCTGCTTATCAACCGCAATAAGATAAAAGAGCATTTTGCAAGCTCACCATTGGCGCATATCAAGTCGATGGCTTATTCAAAACCTGATGAAAGCTTTTTGGATAAGCTAAACGGTGTTATCTACAAAAACATCCAGAATGCCGAGCTTGATGTTGAGCAGATAGCCAATCTCATGAATATGAGTAAGCCAACGCTATACCGCAAGGTTAAAGCTATATCCAACCTTACTATTAACGAGCTGATTAACATCACCCGTTTAAAAGCAGCGGCGCAATTACTGGAAGAAGGTGATTATAAAATTTACGAAGTAGCCAACATGGTAGGTTACAGTTCTCAATCACACCTCGGCCGTAATTTCCTGAAACAGTTTGGTACTACACCAACAGAATACCAGCAGGCTAAGCGGAATAAGGTGAAACAGGTTTAA